The Bacteroides acidifaciens genome includes a region encoding these proteins:
- a CDS encoding efflux RND transporter permease subunit → MESEINKSPKASAFTLIVAFVCVALVGLALVPLLPVKLNPSRTLPGFTVRFSMPGTSARVVEMTATSKLEAMLARVKGIRGIYSTSGNGWGSISVNLDKHVDAAVARFEASTIIRQTWPELPDGVSYPYIQMQSPGQSSQSPFMTFTINAPATPVLIQQYAEEHIKTRLAQLSGIYKINLSGATPMEWRLEYDSEQLRALGISTDDIREAVRLHYQKEFMGTYDVEQGASDRQWIRLALVPESENKDFEPESRDFDAGRIQVKMKDGRIIGLNELVKVSRVEEQPQSYYRINGLNSIYLSVVAEETANQLALSKEVKAYMDGIRPLLPAGYEIHTSYDATEFIQEELNKIYLRTGVTVAILLLFVLLITFSPKYLFLIVVSLSVNIAIAVIFYYAFGLEMQLYSLAGITVSLNLVIDNTIVMSDHYLRRGNRKVFMSVLAATLTTIGALAIIFFLDEKIRLNLQDFAAVVIINLGVSLLVALLFVPSLIDKIGLERWKKTSLSKLGRRMGSVRPFVWMRSKMRRVPVYFSRFYGWLIRILCRWRMAVCILLLLAFGLPVFLLPEKMKGDDKWAEAYNKTLGTSTYKEKVKPIVDKALGGTLRLFVQKVYEGSYFTRNEEVVLHANANLPNGSTLEQMNTLVKKMETYLSGFKEIRQFQTSVESARRASIHIYFTKEHQKSGFPYTLKANMIGKALQLGGGDWSIYGLQDQGFSNNVRENAGSFRVKMYGYNYDELYAQAEKLKEKLLSHRRIREVTIGSDFSWWKDDYMEFYFNLDKRRMAEEGIGAGRLFSAIRPVYGRNMEIGSVVTEEGTEKIKLSSRQSEERDVWAMQHYPFEAGGKEYKLSELATVEKGQMPQEVAKENQQYRLCLQYEYIGSSEQGNKLLKKDLEEFNGLLPMGYTAKSEENNWAWGGKGNKQYRLLLIVIAIIFFITSILFNSLKQPLAIIFVIPVSYIGVFLTFYWFKLNFDQGGFASFVLLCGITVNASIYILNEYNSIRKRFPCLSPLRAYVKAWNTKVIPIFLTVASTILGFIPFMVGAEKEGFWFPLAAGTIGGLIMSVIGVFIFLPVLTLKKRHKKMKNNSFNNQDDACMPIKKH, encoded by the coding sequence ATGGAATCTGAAATAAATAAATCCCCGAAGGCTTCCGCCTTTACGCTGATTGTGGCTTTTGTCTGTGTGGCGTTGGTCGGGCTGGCGCTTGTTCCCCTGTTGCCTGTCAAACTGAACCCGTCACGGACGCTGCCCGGCTTCACGGTACGTTTCAGCATGCCCGGCACTTCGGCGCGTGTGGTGGAGATGACGGCTACCAGCAAACTGGAGGCGATGCTTGCCCGCGTGAAAGGGATTCGGGGAATTTACTCCACTTCGGGAAACGGGTGGGGAAGTATCAGCGTGAATTTGGATAAGCATGTGGATGCGGCAGTCGCCCGCTTTGAGGCTTCTACCATTATCCGCCAGACGTGGCCGGAATTGCCGGACGGGGTGAGCTACCCGTATATTCAGATGCAGAGCCCGGGACAGAGCAGCCAGTCTCCTTTCATGACGTTTACAATTAATGCGCCCGCTACGCCTGTATTGATTCAGCAGTACGCGGAAGAACATATAAAAACACGCTTGGCACAGCTTTCGGGGATTTATAAGATTAACCTTAGCGGTGCTACCCCGATGGAGTGGCGGTTGGAGTATGATTCCGAACAGTTGCGTGCGCTTGGGATAAGTACGGATGATATCCGCGAGGCGGTCCGGTTGCATTATCAGAAAGAGTTCATGGGTACTTATGATGTGGAGCAGGGCGCTTCGGACAGGCAGTGGATACGTCTGGCACTGGTTCCCGAATCTGAAAACAAAGACTTCGAACCGGAAAGCCGGGATTTTGATGCGGGACGCATACAGGTAAAGATGAAAGACGGGAGAATTATCGGCCTGAATGAGCTGGTGAAGGTGTCCCGTGTGGAAGAGCAGCCGCAGAGCTATTACCGGATTAACGGGCTGAATTCGATTTACCTGTCTGTCGTGGCGGAAGAAACGGCTAACCAGTTGGCATTGAGCAAGGAAGTGAAAGCGTATATGGATGGTATCCGGCCGCTGCTTCCGGCGGGGTATGAGATTCACACCAGTTATGACGCGACGGAGTTTATTCAGGAAGAACTGAACAAGATTTATCTGCGTACGGGAGTGACGGTAGCCATTCTGCTTCTGTTTGTATTGCTGATTACTTTCAGTCCCAAATATCTGTTTTTGATTGTAGTCAGCCTGTCCGTCAATATAGCGATAGCCGTTATTTTTTATTATGCGTTCGGATTGGAGATGCAATTATACTCTTTGGCAGGCATCACCGTCTCTTTGAATCTTGTGATTGACAATACCATTGTGATGAGCGACCACTATCTGAGGCGCGGGAACCGGAAGGTGTTCATGTCCGTGCTGGCAGCTACGTTGACAACGATAGGGGCACTGGCTATCATCTTCTTCCTGGATGAGAAGATACGTCTTAATTTGCAGGACTTTGCCGCTGTGGTGATTATCAATCTGGGAGTTTCATTATTGGTCGCCCTGTTGTTTGTCCCTTCCCTGATTGACAAAATCGGACTGGAACGGTGGAAGAAGACATCTCTTTCAAAACTCGGAAGGCGGATGGGCAGCGTGCGTCCCTTTGTGTGGATGCGTTCGAAAATGCGGCGTGTTCCGGTTTATTTCAGCCGTTTTTACGGGTGGCTGATAAGGATTCTCTGCCGTTGGCGGATGGCGGTCTGCATACTGTTATTGCTGGCTTTCGGATTGCCGGTATTCCTGTTGCCGGAAAAGATGAAAGGGGATGACAAGTGGGCGGAAGCTTATAATAAGACGCTGGGTACTTCCACTTATAAGGAAAAGGTGAAACCGATAGTGGACAAGGCATTGGGCGGAACGTTAAGGCTGTTTGTGCAAAAGGTATATGAGGGGAGTTACTTTACCCGCAATGAAGAGGTGGTGCTCCATGCCAATGCCAATCTGCCGAATGGCAGCACACTGGAACAGATGAATACACTGGTTAAGAAGATGGAAACCTATCTGAGCGGATTTAAGGAAATCAGGCAGTTTCAGACGTCTGTGGAAAGTGCCCGCAGGGCATCCATCCATATTTATTTCACGAAAGAACACCAGAAAAGCGGTTTCCCTTATACGCTGAAGGCCAATATGATTGGCAAGGCGCTCCAACTGGGTGGCGGTGACTGGAGCATCTACGGATTGCAGGACCAGGGATTCAGTAATAATGTACGTGAGAATGCAGGCTCTTTCCGGGTGAAGATGTACGGGTACAATTATGATGAGTTGTATGCACAGGCGGAAAAGTTGAAAGAAAAGCTGTTGTCCCACCGCCGTATCCGGGAAGTGACCATCGGTTCCGATTTCTCCTGGTGGAAGGATGATTATATGGAATTCTATTTCAATCTGGACAAACGGCGGATGGCAGAGGAAGGGATTGGAGCCGGGAGACTGTTTTCCGCTATCCGTCCGGTATATGGGCGGAATATGGAAATCGGTTCGGTGGTGACGGAAGAGGGTACGGAAAAGATAAAACTTTCTTCGCGGCAGTCGGAAGAGAGGGATGTATGGGCGATGCAGCATTACCCTTTCGAGGCGGGCGGTAAGGAGTATAAGCTTTCGGAACTGGCAACCGTGGAAAAAGGACAGATGCCGCAGGAAGTGGCGAAGGAGAACCAGCAGTACCGGCTATGCCTGCAATATGAGTATATCGGCTCTTCGGAACAGGGAAACAAACTGTTGAAGAAAGACCTGGAAGAGTTTAACGGGCTTCTTCCGATGGGATATACCGCCAAATCGGAAGAAAACAACTGGGCATGGGGTGGAAAGGGCAACAAGCAGTATCGTCTGCTCCTGATAGTAATTGCCATCATCTTCTTTATCACGAGTATCCTGTTCAATTCTCTGAAACAGCCGTTGGCGATTATCTTTGTGATTCCGGTATCTTATATCGGCGTGTTCCTTACATTCTACTGGTTTAAACTGAACTTCGACCAGGGCGGTTTTGCCTCCTTTGTCCTGCTTTGCGGCATTACGGTAAATGCGAGTATTTATATCCTGAATGAATATAATTCTATCCGCAAGCGTTTTCCGTGTCTTTCGCCGCTCCGGGCTTATGTGAAAGCCTGGAACACAAAAGTAATTCCTATTTTCCTGACAGTGGCTTCCACTATCCTGGGCTTTATCCCTTTCATGGTGGGAGCGGAGAAAGAAGGGTTCTGGTTTCCGTTGGCGGCAGGCACTATCGGGGGATTGATAATGTCCGTAATCGGGGTATTTATTTTTCTGCCAGTGCTGACGTTGAAGAAAAGACACAAGAAAATGAAAAACAATTCGTTCAATAATCAAGATGATGCATGTATGCCAATTAAAAAACACTAA
- a CDS encoding WG repeat-containing protein, translating into MDKPLERDSTVYANLKKYLPEGRIMSTANWDGYTGHWIVIDGKIYLQKIDVDMYSSKGGEDYTLTYTTDSLKKVFTSYSDEKGICAKWLNGTIRSGQGKIIRYVHSGFNRNMEKEHVMYIRNGVIVEQELYHNWKTEGIALLNARWELEKRFPFERFPEMVGKRIVFIIRDLEMFPDGHFRDCRIDVRLPDTENYVNDQQHPVIKAFKAVMKDIYPWEVLYLNGKYTMDCISYGIPLQYPILTAHTTEEYREPGVPVCYLNTRKDTIIPFGKYKYFNSDTIRHIGFVVDKEIVCIDNKGNELFDVFCFDNSVDPVKEGLFRIKDKTGKIGFADTLGNIIIKPQFAFAYPFENGKAKVTYSGKKSFIDKQKEHWKWESDSWFYIDRN; encoded by the coding sequence ATGGATAAACCATTGGAAAGAGATTCGACCGTGTATGCCAATCTGAAAAAGTATCTGCCTGAAGGACGGATTATGTCTACTGCTAATTGGGATGGTTACACGGGGCATTGGATAGTAATAGATGGAAAAATATACTTGCAGAAGATAGATGTCGATATGTATTCATCAAAAGGTGGAGAGGACTATACGCTTACATACACTACGGATTCTTTAAAAAAAGTGTTTACTTCTTATTCTGATGAGAAAGGCATCTGTGCTAAGTGGTTGAATGGTACAATAAGAAGCGGACAGGGAAAAATAATTCGATATGTACACTCGGGTTTCAATCGGAATATGGAGAAAGAGCATGTAATGTACATACGTAATGGCGTCATCGTAGAGCAAGAACTTTACCATAACTGGAAGACAGAAGGAATAGCTTTGCTAAACGCCAGATGGGAACTGGAAAAAAGATTTCCTTTTGAACGGTTCCCAGAAATGGTAGGGAAAAGGATTGTCTTTATTATTAGAGACTTGGAGATGTTTCCTGATGGCCATTTTCGCGATTGCCGTATTGATGTTAGGCTACCCGATACGGAGAATTATGTAAATGACCAGCAGCATCCGGTTATCAAAGCTTTTAAAGCGGTCATGAAAGATATTTATCCGTGGGAGGTTTTATATCTCAATGGGAAATATACAATGGATTGTATTAGTTATGGAATACCTTTACAATATCCCATATTGACAGCGCATACCACAGAAGAGTATCGAGAACCGGGTGTACCTGTTTGCTACTTGAATACACGAAAAGATACTATTATACCATTTGGAAAGTATAAATACTTCAATAGCGATACAATTCGGCATATCGGCTTTGTTGTGGACAAAGAGATTGTCTGTATAGATAATAAAGGAAATGAATTGTTTGATGTGTTTTGTTTCGATAATAGCGTCGACCCGGTGAAAGAGGGTTTGTTTCGTATTAAAGACAAGACGGGAAAGATTGGATTTGCTGATACATTGGGTAATATAATTATTAAACCTCAATTTGCTTTTGCTTATCCTTTTGAGAACGGTAAGGCAAAAGTAACTTATTCTGGTAAGAAATCTTTTATAGATAAACAGAAAGAACATTGGAAATGGGAAAGCGACTCTTGGTTCTATATCGACCGGAATTAA
- a CDS encoding NAD(P)H-dependent oxidoreductase produces the protein MNKDLRKVVILLAHPNIKESQANKALIDAVSDIEGVAVFNLYELSEEIAFNVDEWSKIISDASAVIYQFPFYWMAAPSLLKKWQDEVFTYLSKTPAVAGKPLMVVTTTGSEYDAYRSGGRNRFTTDELLRPYQGSAIHSGMAWQTPIVVYGMGTADAGKNIAEGANLYKQRVEMLINSSNAGNNW, from the coding sequence ATGAATAAAGATTTAAGAAAAGTCGTGATTCTGCTGGCTCACCCAAACATCAAAGAATCACAGGCAAACAAAGCATTAATCGATGCTGTCAGTGACATTGAAGGAGTGGCGGTTTTCAACCTTTACGAACTGTCCGAGGAAATCGCTTTCAATGTGGACGAATGGAGCAAAATCATCTCCGACGCTTCGGCTGTCATCTACCAGTTTCCTTTCTATTGGATGGCTGCCCCGTCATTACTAAAAAAATGGCAGGACGAAGTGTTCACTTACTTGTCCAAGACTCCGGCTGTCGCAGGCAAGCCATTGATGGTGGTAACAACTACCGGCTCCGAATATGACGCTTACCGTAGTGGCGGGCGAAACCGCTTCACAACCGACGAACTTCTACGCCCGTATCAGGGCAGCGCGATTCATTCGGGTATGGCATGGCAGACACCCATTGTCGTTTACGGAATGGGAACCGCAGATGCGGGAAAGAATATTGCCGAAGGAGCGAATCTGTACAAACAACGGGTGGAAATGCTTATCAATAGCAGTAATGCTGGGAACAATTGGTAA
- the nspC gene encoding carboxynorspermidine decarboxylase: MIDFTRFPSPCYIMEEELLRKNLSLIKSVADRAGVEIILAFKSFAMWRSFPIFREYINHSTASSVYEARLALEEFGSKAHTYSPAYTEQDFPEIMRCSSHITFNSMAQFERFYPMTVAEGSGISCGIRVNPEYSEVETELYNPCAPGTRFGITADLLPETLPQGIEGFHCHCHCESSSFELERTLEHLEEKFARWFPQIKWLNLGGGHLMTRKDYDTEHLIKLLQGLRARYPHLQIILEPGSAFTWQTGVLTSEVVDIVESRGIKTAILNVSFTCHMPDCLEMPYQPAVRGAEMGNEGKYIYRLGGNSCLSGDYMGLWSFDHELQIGERIVFEDMIHYTMVKTNMFNGIHHPAIALWTKEGKAEIYKQFSYEDYRDRMS; encoded by the coding sequence ATGATAGATTTTACCCGGTTTCCTTCTCCCTGCTACATTATGGAAGAAGAACTTTTAAGAAAGAACCTGAGTTTGATAAAAAGCGTAGCCGACAGGGCGGGAGTGGAGATTATCCTGGCTTTCAAGTCGTTTGCCATGTGGCGCTCTTTTCCTATATTCCGCGAATATATCAATCATTCAACGGCCAGTTCGGTATATGAAGCCCGCCTGGCATTGGAAGAATTCGGCAGTAAGGCGCATACCTATTCTCCTGCCTATACAGAACAGGATTTTCCGGAAATCATGCGTTGCAGCAGCCATATCACATTCAACTCAATGGCGCAGTTCGAACGCTTCTATCCGATGACGGTAGCCGAAGGAAGCGGAATTTCTTGTGGTATCCGTGTGAATCCCGAATATTCGGAGGTGGAAACGGAACTTTATAATCCGTGTGCGCCCGGTACCCGCTTCGGGATAACGGCTGATTTGTTGCCGGAGACACTGCCGCAAGGGATTGAGGGTTTTCATTGCCATTGCCATTGCGAATCTTCTTCCTTTGAGTTGGAACGTACATTGGAACATCTGGAAGAGAAGTTTGCCCGTTGGTTCCCGCAGATTAAATGGTTGAATCTTGGCGGCGGGCATCTGATGACCCGCAAAGATTATGATACGGAGCATCTGATAAAACTGCTACAAGGATTGAGAGCACGCTATCCGCATTTGCAGATTATCCTGGAACCCGGTTCGGCTTTTACCTGGCAGACGGGTGTCCTGACTTCCGAGGTAGTGGATATTGTGGAGAGCCGTGGAATCAAGACTGCCATCCTGAATGTCAGCTTCACCTGCCATATGCCTGATTGCCTGGAGATGCCTTATCAGCCTGCCGTTCGGGGTGCGGAAATGGGGAATGAAGGAAAATACATTTACCGTCTTGGAGGAAATTCCTGTCTGAGCGGTGACTATATGGGATTGTGGAGTTTCGACCATGAGTTGCAAATCGGTGAGCGGATAGTGTTCGAAGACATGATTCACTATACGATGGTAAAGACAAATATGTTTAACGGAATTCATCATCCTGCCATCGCTTTATGGACAAAAGAGGGGAAGGCTGAAATTTACAAGCAATTTTCTTATGAGGATTATCGTGACCGAATGAGTTGA
- the nagA gene encoding N-acetylglucosamine-6-phosphate deacetylase yields MLTQIINARILTPQGWLKDGSVLIRDNKILEVTNCDLAIIGAKLIDAKGMYIVPGGVEIHAHGGGGRDFMEGTEEAFRTAVKAHMQHGTTSIFPTLSSSTIPMIRAAAETTEKMMAEPDSPVLGLHLEGHYFNMEMAGGQIPENIKNPDPEEYIPLLEETHCIKRWDAAPELPGAMQFGKYITAKGVLASVGHTQAEFEDIQTAYEAGYTHATHFYNAMPGFHKRKEYKYEGTVESIYLIDDMTVEVVADGIHVPPTILRLVYKIKGVERTCLITDALACAASDSQTAFDPRVIIEDGVCKLADRSALAGSVATMDRLIRTMVQKAEIPLADVIRMISETPARIMGVLERKGTLERGKDADIIALDRDLNVRAVWAMGQLVEGTNKLF; encoded by the coding sequence ATGTTAACACAAATCATTAATGCACGCATCCTGACCCCGCAAGGCTGGCTCAAGGATGGGTCGGTACTTATCCGCGACAATAAAATTCTGGAAGTAACTAACTGTGACCTTGCCATTATCGGAGCCAAACTGATTGATGCCAAAGGAATGTACATTGTTCCCGGCGGAGTAGAAATACATGCTCATGGCGGTGGCGGAAGAGATTTTATGGAAGGTACGGAAGAGGCTTTCCGGACAGCTGTCAAAGCTCATATGCAACACGGTACTACCAGTATTTTCCCCACTCTTTCTTCTTCAACCATTCCTATGATTCGTGCGGCTGCGGAGACTACCGAGAAAATGATGGCGGAACCCGATAGCCCGGTACTCGGACTTCATCTGGAAGGACATTATTTCAATATGGAAATGGCAGGCGGGCAGATTCCTGAAAATATCAAGAATCCCGACCCTGAAGAATATATCCCGTTGCTCGAAGAAACGCATTGTATCAAGCGTTGGGACGCTGCGCCAGAGCTTCCGGGAGCCATGCAGTTCGGCAAGTATATCACGGCGAAAGGCGTATTAGCTTCAGTAGGACATACACAAGCGGAATTTGAGGATATACAGACCGCTTATGAGGCAGGATATACCCATGCTACCCATTTCTACAACGCTATGCCGGGATTTCATAAGCGGAAAGAGTATAAATATGAAGGTACGGTAGAAAGTATTTATCTGATTGACGATATGACGGTGGAAGTTGTGGCGGACGGTATCCATGTGCCTCCGACGATTCTGCGTCTTGTCTATAAAATAAAAGGAGTGGAGCGTACCTGTTTGATAACGGATGCGTTGGCTTGTGCGGCGAGTGACAGTCAGACGGCTTTCGACCCGCGTGTGATTATAGAGGATGGCGTTTGTAAACTGGCAGACCGTTCCGCTTTGGCGGGAAGTGTGGCGACAATGGACCGCCTCATTCGTACGATGGTGCAGAAAGCGGAGATTCCTTTGGCAGATGTGATAAGGATGATTTCCGAAACGCCTGCCCGCATCATGGGAGTGCTGGAACGCAAAGGTACGCTCGAACGTGGTAAGGATGCCGATATCATTGCTTTGGACAGAGACTTGAATGTAAGGGCTGTATGGGCAATGGGACAATTGGTGGAAGGCACCAACAAACTGTTTTAA